The genomic stretch CTCGAAAAATGGGGCGTTATCCGCTACGCGTGATTCATATTCATCATGGTTTGAGTAAAAATGCAAATGAATGGCAGAATTATTGCCGTCATTTTTGTGATGAATTGGGTATCCCATTTTTGACAGAAAATGTATCGGTTCAGCGTGAGGGTAAAAGTCTTGAAGATGCGGCTCGTCAAGCACGTTATCAAGCGATTGCTCAGCATTTACAGCCAAATGAAATCTTTGTAACCGCACATCATCGAAACGATCAAGTTGAAACTTTTTTCCTTGCTTTAAAACGAGGCAGTGGCTTGCAAGGTTTATCCAGTATGGGGCAATTTTCGCAATTGGGCGACATCCCCTTATTTCGACCTTTACTCAATTTTTCACGCGCACAAATCGAACAATATGCCAAGGCTCATCAATTACATTGGGTGGAAGATGAGAGTAATAATGACACGGATTATGACCGTAATTTTTTGCGTCACGACGTATTGCCGATTTTACGACATCGTTGGCAAGCCTTTGACCAAACCGTTGCTCGTTCCGCTCAACTTTGTAGCGAACAACAAAAATTATTAAATGAATTACTCACGCCCGTTTTTTCGGAAAATTTTTTGCCAGAAAGTGGGGCGTTAGCTGTAAATCAATTTGTAGCATTTTCACCAGAAAAGCAAAATGCGTTACTCCGAATGTGGCTTTGCCATTTAGGGCAACCGATGCCGAGTCAAAAGCAACTTATCCAGATTCGCCAAGATGTTGTTTTTGCTCAATCAGATAAAAATCCTGCTTTTCAACTTGGTAACAAGATTTTACGCCGTTATCAGCAGAAATTGTATTTGACGGAAAAATTTATGCCTTTGGAAAAAGTATGCCTTCCGATAAGCGTAGAGGAGGAAATTGTTTTACCTGATGGCTTGGGGAATTTGAGTTTGCAAAGTGATGGACAAACGAATTGTTTTCAGTGGCATACGGCTAAGCAAAATATCATGGTACATTTGCCATTAACCGCAGAACCAATCTGTATTCGTTTTCATTATTCAGGCACGGTAAAACAGGCGAATGGTCATCAGGAAACGATGAAAAAATGTTGGCAAAAGGCTAGGGTTCCGCCGTGGGAGCGTCAACGCACTCCGCTTATTTTTTACGGCGAAACCTTTATGACTGCATTAGGGGCGTTTAAGTCGGCTCAGTAATGCGTTGCCATTCTTCAAAGAATGTAGGGAAAGTTTTATTCACACAACTTGGATCGAGTAGAGTAATTCCTTTCCCTGCAAAACTGGTCAGCGCAAAGCACATGGCAATACGATGATCACGGTATGTTTCGATCTCGGCGTGTTGGAACGCATTTTCTGCGAGTGGATAGACATGAATAAAGTCTTCACCTTCCTCAACCGTAGCACCGATTTTGCGTAATTCAGTTGCCATTGCGCTAAGACGATCTGTTTCTTTAACCCGCCAGTTATAGACATTGCGGATATAGGTATCCCCTTTGGCAAAAAGGGCGGTGGTGGCGATCGTCATTGCTGCATCTGGAATAGCATTGAAGTCTAAATCAACACCGTGTAATTCACCTTTTTCTGCCTCAATAAAATGATCGCCATAGGTGATTTTCGCCCCCATTTGGGCAAGAACTTCGGCAAAGGTTGCATCACCTTGTAGGCTATTTTTATCAATACCATAAACGCGGACTTTTCCTGCTAATGCACCTAGGGCTAGAAAATAAGAAGCACTTGAAGCATCTCCCTCTACAAAGTAGTTTTCGGGATTTTGATAAGATTGTTTGGCTTTAATAAAGAGATTTTGCCCTTGCCATTCTACCTTTACTCCAAAAATTTCCATCATTCGGATAGTCATTTCAATGTAAGGTTTTGAAACTAATTCGCCTACAATTTCGATATGCGTATCTTGCTCACAAAAAGGGGCAACCATTAATAAAGCACTTAAAAATTGGGAAGAAATAGAACCATCAATTTGAATATGACCGCCCCCTAATCCCGTACTTTTAATGCGAAGTGGTGGATAATTTAATTTATTTTGATATTGAATGTCTGCGCCTGCTTGGCGTAGCGCGTCAACTAGATGTCCGATAGGACGATTCTGCATGCGTTCTTCCCCAGTGAGTACAATACTCTGTGGCATTGGTGTTTTTAATGTTAACGCAGCGGTAAGAAAACGCATGGCGGTTCCAGCATTACCAAGGAAAAGGGCAGGAGATGCTGGGGATTTAAAAATACCGCCACAACCTGTAATCTGGCACGTTTTAAAATCGTCTAAAAAATGCATAGTCACGCCAAGTTGGTGCAAAGCCTCACGCATGTAGCGAGTGTCGTCACTATCAAGTAAATTATAAAGTGTTGTTGTGCCGTGACTAAGTGCAGCAAGAAGTAAGGCACGATTAGTCAGACTTTTTGAGCCAGGAAGATGAATTTCACCTTTTGCTTCAGTAAGGGGCGGTAGGGTAATTTTAGATGGCATAATTTGAACAATATTTAATAAAATTTTATGAAAATCGTGGCGTGATTGCCACGAAAATTAAACTTGTAACCAGAAACTAACGGGACCGTCATTAACAAGGCTGACTTGCATATCTGCAGCAAATTGCCCTGTTTCTGTATGGATTTGTTTTTGTGCTTCAGCAACAAAATAGTCATAAAGTGCCTCTGCTTTGGCAGGAACAGCACCTTTAGAAAAACTTGGACGCAGACCTTTTTGCGTATCCGCTACTAAAGTGAATTGAGAAACGACTAATAATTCACCTTGAATGCTTTTTAAGCCGAGATTCATTTTGCCATTTTCATCGGCAAAAATACGGTAATTTAGGACTTTTTCCAATAATTTACGTGCTTTTTCTTCATTATCATCTTGTTCAACGCCAAGTAAAACAAGAATACCTTGCGAAATATTTCCGATAATTTTTTGATCAACTTCGACAGAGGCGGATTTTACACGTTGAATAAATGCGATCATTGTTGTTCCTTAATTTGTTCTAAAGTCATATTTTTTTCATACATGGTTCTTAAATCTTGGAGTGCAGCTGCTAATTGTGCACCAAGTAAAATGGCAAGCCAACTCAGTTGTAACCAGAGTAAAAGGATAGGTAATGTTGCCATGGCACCATAGATGAGATGGTAAGATGGGAAAGTAACGATGTACCAATTAAAACATTTTTTACCAAGTGTAAAAAATACTGCTGCGACTAAAGCACCGACTGCGGAATCGCGCCAATTAATTTTCGTGTTAGGCACGATTAAATAAATAAAAGTAAAG from Actinobacillus delphinicola encodes the following:
- the tilS gene encoding tRNA lysidine(34) synthetase TilS, giving the protein MFSHDFERQFEQFFPNSQPLLIGLSGGVDSVVLVHLLHKISRKMGRYPLRVIHIHHGLSKNANEWQNYCRHFCDELGIPFLTENVSVQREGKSLEDAARQARYQAIAQHLQPNEIFVTAHHRNDQVETFFLALKRGSGLQGLSSMGQFSQLGDIPLFRPLLNFSRAQIEQYAKAHQLHWVEDESNNDTDYDRNFLRHDVLPILRHRWQAFDQTVARSAQLCSEQQKLLNELLTPVFSENFLPESGALAVNQFVAFSPEKQNALLRMWLCHLGQPMPSQKQLIQIRQDVVFAQSDKNPAFQLGNKILRRYQQKLYLTEKFMPLEKVCLPISVEEEIVLPDGLGNLSLQSDGQTNCFQWHTAKQNIMVHLPLTAEPICIRFHYSGTVKQANGHQETMKKCWQKARVPPWERQRTPLIFYGETFMTALGAFKSAQ
- the aroA gene encoding 3-phosphoshikimate 1-carboxyvinyltransferase, whose amino-acid sequence is MPSKITLPPLTEAKGEIHLPGSKSLTNRALLLAALSHGTTTLYNLLDSDDTRYMREALHQLGVTMHFLDDFKTCQITGCGGIFKSPASPALFLGNAGTAMRFLTAALTLKTPMPQSIVLTGEERMQNRPIGHLVDALRQAGADIQYQNKLNYPPLRIKSTGLGGGHIQIDGSISSQFLSALLMVAPFCEQDTHIEIVGELVSKPYIEMTIRMMEIFGVKVEWQGQNLFIKAKQSYQNPENYFVEGDASSASYFLALGALAGKVRVYGIDKNSLQGDATFAEVLAQMGAKITYGDHFIEAEKGELHGVDLDFNAIPDAAMTIATTALFAKGDTYIRNVYNWRVKETDRLSAMATELRKIGATVEEGEDFIHVYPLAENAFQHAEIETYRDHRIAMCFALTSFAGKGITLLDPSCVNKTFPTFFEEWQRITEPT
- the dtd gene encoding D-aminoacyl-tRNA deacylase is translated as MIAFIQRVKSASVEVDQKIIGNISQGILVLLGVEQDDNEEKARKLLEKVLNYRIFADENGKMNLGLKSIQGELLVVSQFTLVADTQKGLRPSFSKGAVPAKAEALYDYFVAEAQKQIHTETGQFAADMQVSLVNDGPVSFWLQV